The Acidobacteriota bacterium genome includes a window with the following:
- a CDS encoding HD domain-containing protein, producing the protein MAEWPEMATTTRAQAWETYSARRRLVEQSFRSDLCPEAALEDLTQAMDTLVSQVAQRHLRSGLFCILALGGYGRREMFPHSDVDLLLLFRGEDQEAAEEAIKHLLHDLWDLRLDLGHQVWSLEEMTAQGPDLELALSLSDARIVTGSAALGNLLLRDFLPVWHRGETEELRLGIDCLTRQRHENFQNTIFHLEPDLKEGPGGLRDVLAGGWLSKLRGEGQFVPYSQERIDAASSFMKRMRMLVHLVRGRNLNRLTYRLQEKIAPLAGYESEDDRMGVESMMQEYYLNARVIHGCCRYGLVPRRPVDPSTQIHLDGVSSERAGPIILKVFRDSMTRSKPLSDGARMSIARGSSELAASLRRHPQPGSIMELFHPRPGLYRALTEMYELGVLEALFPEFGGIKAKVTRDFYHQYTVDEHSLMAIRNIEELRAGNSGGDARFAALLDEATHPELLTLALLLHDVGKSREGHHADRSTRMAGAALRRLCFPAECIEAVSFLIQQHLSMTRVIFRRDLEDPRVIDRFADRVGDPDRLRLLCLLTYADIKAVGPGVLKDWTKDLLWQLYVSAYRKLTLGFGVDSVEEETPDLLFRDLPGDLDARDFGRFLEGLPLRYVKITPHSEIYEHYRLARGLRTDRPVRLRLTRDLDGYKLCVVTPDRFHLFARIAGVLASFGMNIFRGYAMSNRAGTTLDLFHFTDVRRRFALNPSEKQTFQDLVSRVIRDERSVETYLKGNGRLVNPHFSPARFRPSVYFEDEPTQRYTIMELVAPDAVGLLYTIAERISSLRCNIDLVLINTEGERAVDVFYLSRDGCRLGPDLQQELEAQILQAIG; encoded by the coding sequence ATGGCAGAATGGCCGGAAATGGCCACGACGACTCGTGCGCAGGCCTGGGAAACCTATTCGGCTCGGCGACGCCTCGTCGAGCAATCGTTTCGGTCGGACCTCTGTCCCGAGGCGGCGCTGGAGGACCTGACCCAGGCCATGGACACCCTGGTCTCCCAAGTCGCTCAGCGACACCTTCGATCCGGTTTGTTTTGCATCCTCGCCTTGGGCGGATACGGCCGCCGCGAGATGTTCCCCCACTCGGACGTGGATCTGCTGCTGTTGTTCCGGGGGGAAGATCAGGAAGCCGCCGAGGAGGCCATCAAACACCTGCTCCACGACTTGTGGGACCTCCGCCTGGACCTGGGGCATCAAGTCTGGTCGCTGGAGGAAATGACGGCCCAGGGCCCGGACCTGGAGTTGGCCCTGTCACTGTCGGATGCTCGCATCGTAACCGGAAGCGCGGCATTGGGAAATCTCCTTCTCCGCGACTTTCTTCCCGTTTGGCATCGAGGAGAGACCGAGGAACTTCGTCTTGGAATCGACTGCCTGACCCGTCAGCGCCATGAGAATTTCCAGAACACCATCTTCCATCTGGAACCGGACCTGAAGGAGGGCCCGGGCGGACTCCGGGATGTCCTGGCGGGCGGATGGCTGTCGAAGCTCCGGGGGGAGGGACAATTCGTCCCGTACAGCCAAGAGCGCATCGATGCCGCGTCCAGTTTCATGAAGCGGATGCGCATGCTGGTCCACCTGGTGCGCGGGCGAAATCTGAACCGCCTGACGTATCGGCTTCAGGAAAAAATCGCTCCTCTGGCCGGATATGAATCCGAAGACGATCGGATGGGCGTCGAGTCCATGATGCAGGAGTACTATCTCAATGCACGGGTCATCCACGGGTGTTGCCGCTACGGGCTGGTCCCCAGGAGACCGGTGGACCCGTCGACTCAGATCCACCTGGACGGAGTCTCTTCGGAACGGGCCGGCCCCATCATCCTCAAAGTTTTTCGCGACTCCATGACCCGGTCAAAACCGTTGAGCGACGGGGCCCGCATGTCGATTGCCCGTGGCAGTTCCGAGTTGGCCGCCAGCTTGCGCCGCCATCCCCAACCGGGATCGATCATGGAACTCTTCCATCCCCGGCCCGGCCTCTACCGGGCCCTGACCGAAATGTACGAACTGGGGGTCCTCGAGGCTCTCTTTCCCGAGTTCGGCGGCATCAAGGCCAAGGTCACGCGCGATTTCTACCATCAGTACACCGTTGACGAGCACAGCCTCATGGCCATACGCAATATTGAGGAATTGAGGGCAGGGAATTCCGGCGGGGATGCCCGGTTCGCGGCCCTGCTCGACGAGGCGACCCACCCGGAACTGTTGACTCTGGCCCTTCTACTGCACGACGTGGGTAAGAGCCGCGAAGGACATCACGCCGACCGAAGCACGCGAATGGCGGGCGCGGCGCTGCGGCGCCTGTGCTTTCCCGCGGAATGCATCGAGGCCGTCTCGTTTCTGATCCAACAACATCTGTCCATGACCAGAGTCATATTCCGGAGGGATCTGGAGGACCCGAGGGTGATCGACCGCTTCGCCGACCGCGTCGGCGATCCCGATCGGCTCCGGCTCCTTTGTCTTCTCACCTACGCGGACATCAAGGCCGTCGGGCCCGGAGTGCTCAAGGATTGGACCAAGGATCTCCTGTGGCAACTGTACGTGTCCGCGTACCGGAAACTCACTCTGGGATTTGGCGTGGACTCGGTGGAAGAAGAAACCCCGGACCTCCTCTTCAGAGATCTGCCCGGCGACCTCGACGCCCGGGATTTCGGAAGGTTCCTCGAGGGACTTCCTCTCAGATACGTCAAGATCACCCCGCATTCCGAAATTTACGAGCATTATCGCCTGGCTAGAGGTCTGAGAACCGATCGGCCGGTGCGCTTGCGGCTGACCCGTGATCTCGACGGCTACAAGCTCTGTGTGGTGACTCCCGATCGCTTCCACCTGTTTGCCCGGATCGCCGGCGTCCTCGCCTCGTTCGGCATGAACATATTCCGCGGCTATGCCATGTCCAACCGGGCGGGTACGACTCTGGACCTGTTCCACTTCACCGACGTCCGCCGGCGTTTCGCCCTGAATCCCAGTGAGAAACAGACGTTTCAGGATTTGGTCAGCCGGGTGATTCGGGATGAACGTTCCGTAGAGACGTATCTCAAGGGCAACGGCAGGTTGGTGAACCCGCACTTTTCGCCGGCGCGGTTTCGCCCCTCGGTCTACTTCGAGGATGAGCCCACACAGCGCTACACCATCATGGAACTCGTGGCTCCCGACGCCGTCGGCCTCCTCTACACCATCGCCGAGCGGATCTCGTCCCTTCGCTGCAACATCG